Genomic DNA from Bremerella alba:
GATCGAAGGCCTTCGAGTCGATCAGGCCAACTTTGGTTCCTTCAGCGAAATTGGCGTCGAGGTCAACGTCGTCAAACAAGCTACCCGCGGTCAACTGAATTACAACTTCGGTGCCATCGCCGAAGATCTCGTGCTGCAAATCGGCGGCGGCAACGGTACCGAGGCGTTCAATTTCGCCAAGGGCTCGACCATCGAAGAAGTCGCTTCGGCCGTCAATCTGGTTTCAGACGCAACGGGCGTGGAAGCCATTGTCGAAACGGCAGCCACCAATGGTACCTTGGTCGCATCCAGCTATGGCGAAAACAACGACGTCCTGCTGACCGCCAACGACGCTGGTTTCGACGCCGGCGACGTCCGCGTCAAGTACGTCAAGGGCACGTCTTCCTCGACAACGGCCAACTACACCGGCCCGCTCGGCGATGATCCGGCAACCATTGAAGTTGCCCTCGGCGTCCGTGACTTCGAAGCCGCATCCGTTACCGTCGACACAGCTGGTACGGACAACGACTTCACCATCACGGCCGATCAGTTGGGTGCCGACTTCAATGACATTAGCGTCATCTTTGCCGACGGAACCAATGTCGGTCAAGAAACGGCCGTTTTTGATGCCGACGCCAAAACGCTGACGATCACCAAGAATGCTGCTTCTACCGGTGCCGACATCGTTAATGCTGTCAATAATGCGCATACCCTTGCGGATACGCCGGCCACGATTATCGGTACGACTACCGGTGGCAACTCGTTGTTCAGCTTTACGTCGGATACGACCGGACTGGCAAACGATGGTGTTACCATTAACTTTGTCGGTGGCGAAACGGCTGGTTCTGAAACTGTCGCGTACGACAATAGCGATCCTGACAATGTCATTATCACTGTTGGTATTCAAGATGGCGTCTCGACCGCGAACCAGGTGATTGCCGCATTAAATGGCGACGTTACGGTTGGTGGCTTGTTCACTGCCGCTGCCAACGTTGTAGGCAGTGACGGTTCTGGTACCATCGCGGTTGCCGACGGTGGTGCAGTTACTGCAAACTCGAACAATGCGGCTACCGCTGCCTTGTTCACTGCCGCTTTAGTGGAGGTCGCCGGTACTGGCGCAGGTGCCGTGGCCTTTACCGGAACGTACGGTGCTACCACCGAAGGCGGCGTTGATGGTGGCGATGTTATCGCTACAGCGAACGATGTCATCTCGGCAATCAATGGCGCGACCGATAACGACAAGGTCACCGCTTCGCTGCAAGCCGGTAACAACGGTTATGGTGTCGTCTCTGAGTTCACCGATGTCGCATACAGCGGTGTTGCTGAGCAAAACAATGCGTTGCAGTTCCTAGCCCCTGAGTCGAATCCGAACGTGCGATTCGTCTCCAATGCCGGAACCGGCCTAAGCATCGACACGACCACCGATCCTCGTGTCGAAGGCTATTCGACTTCTGTCATTCAGAATGACGACGCGAATGGAAGCTTCGAAATAAAGGCCAAGCTTAAGGGTACCGAATTCGACGGTTACTCGATCAGCTTCGTCGATAACGCTTCGGTTACGGGTGGTGGCAATGAGTATGCTGTTCTCGACAAAGAGAACAAGACCATCACTATCAACATCGAAGATGGTGTTACTACGACGGAAGACGTGTTGACAGCCATCAACGACGACGCCTACGTCAGCCAGTTCTTCGAAGCCTCGAACTTCGGTTCGAGCGATGGCTCCGATGCCCTTACGATCGCCGACCTTGACATTCCTACGGAAACCTCGGGCGGAGTTTCTTCGGAAGGAACGCTGATCATCAATCTGGCTACGGACGAAAATGGGACAATCACGACCACTGCAAATGATCTGATTGCCTTCTTCGATGATCCTAGCGAGTTCATTGACGATCCGACCGAATCGGCCAACACG
This window encodes:
- a CDS encoding flagellin N-terminal helical domain-containing protein; the encoded protein is MTRINTNVSSLVAQNTLSRSNNDLQTALGRLSTGLRINRGKDDPAGLIASEGLRSDIISVEKAITNSERANQLIATADSALGQVSQLLNDIRGLTSEAANTGALSEEQIAANQLQIDSSLEAIDRIAQITSFQGKRLLDGNLDFITNGVETQSIEGLRVDQANFGSFSEIGVEVNVVKQATRGQLNYNFGAIAEDLVLQIGGGNGTEAFNFAKGSTIEEVASAVNLVSDATGVEAIVETAATNGTLVASSYGENNDVLLTANDAGFDAGDVRVKYVKGTSSSTTANYTGPLGDDPATIEVALGVRDFEAASVTVDTAGTDNDFTITADQLGADFNDISVIFADGTNVGQETAVFDADAKTLTITKNAASTGADIVNAVNNAHTLADTPATIIGTTTGGNSLFSFTSDTTGLANDGVTINFVGGETAGSETVAYDNSDPDNVIITVGIQDGVSTANQVIAALNGDVTVGGLFTAAANVVGSDGSGTIAVADGGAVTANSNNAATAALFTAALVEVAGTGAGAVAFTGTYGATTEGGVDGGDVIATANDVISAINGATDNDKVTASLQAGNNGYGVVSEFTDVAYSGVAEQNNALQFLAPESNPNVRFVSNAGTGLSIDTTTDPRVEGYSTSVIQNDDANGSFEIKAKLKGTEFDGYSISFVDNASVTGGGNEYAVLDKENKTITINIEDGVTTTEDVLTAINDDAYVSQFFEASNFGSSDGSDALTIADLDIPTETSGGVSSEGTLIINLATDENGTITTTANDLIAFFDDPSEFIDDPTESANTAAYLSDRGISITNSGESNGSGVLAVTTEDISFSTSGTDLEDAQASGTTTAVNGEDAQLTLSAINGGAEYDDVTIQFVADGAVTAGTDERAEYDAGSKTLTFFIEEGVTTAADLEDIFDSGDGNYDADIAALFSATAGGTGAGTVTVDDTATLTGGVVDNGSVQGAALQGNSDLENTGLTFQATRYGSDSFVSVKALSGTFSLTNDTGASADRSEGTDVDVRINGIQAVGDGLKASINTSSLDLSFSLNASVSDNSNLNFQISGGGALFQLGPDVVSNQQARLGIQSVSTATLGGVSGRLFELRSGGAKSLTADVGGAAKIVDETITVVTQLRGRLGAFQKTTLESNIYTLNDTLANLTEAESSIRDADFAAESAKLTRSQILVQSGTSVLGIANQNPQNVLSLLR